One genomic segment of Chloroflexota bacterium includes these proteins:
- the atpE gene encoding ATP synthase F0 subunit C codes for MDSGLLITLVTIIVTALAISIGTIVPSLMEGWAVVKALDGIARQPEAADSIRATLFVSIALLESVAIYVLLICLILLFANPLVGRVLGS; via the coding sequence ATGGACTCCGGACTGCTAATCACTCTGGTCACTATTATCGTCACTGCCCTTGCCATCAGTATCGGCACTATCGTGCCCTCATTGATGGAAGGTTGGGCGGTCGTCAAAGCCTTGGATGGGATCGCCCGACAACCCGAAGCAGCAGATAGCATTCGTGCCACTTTGTTTGTCTCCATAGCGCTCCTGGAGTCAGTGGCCATTTATGTGCTGTTGATCTGCCTGATCCTGCTCTTCGCCAACCCATTGGTTGGCCGCGTTCTTGGCTCATAG
- a CDS encoding DUF1858 domain-containing protein, with protein sequence MSIRKDMSIGEVVSKYPQTIPVFLSHGLGCFGCAIARYENIEQGALAHGIDVDALLRDLNAAVGEAEAKPTRR encoded by the coding sequence ATGAGCATTCGCAAAGATATGTCAATTGGTGAGGTAGTGAGCAAATATCCCCAGACCATCCCCGTATTCCTCAGCCACGGTCTGGGTTGCTTCGGTTGCGCTATTGCCCGCTATGAGAACATAGAGCAAGGCGCGCTGGCTCATGGCATTGACGTGGACGCACTCCTGCGCGATCTGAACGCTGCTGTCGGCGAAGCGGAAGCAAAGCCCACCAGGCGATGA
- a CDS encoding AtpZ/AtpI family protein encodes MKHKLPDRKEHHARQAWRALAYATTLGWVLALPIFGGTLLGYWLDHRLHTGMTMTLGLMALGVFIGFYNLYNIMQREADADRTPSGLDEEEVEETKRRL; translated from the coding sequence GTGAAACATAAACTGCCGGATCGCAAGGAACACCACGCGCGCCAGGCGTGGCGCGCCCTGGCTTACGCCACCACGTTAGGATGGGTGTTGGCCCTTCCCATCTTCGGTGGCACGCTACTTGGTTACTGGCTGGATCACCGGCTGCATACAGGCATGACCATGACTCTGGGATTGATGGCCTTGGGCGTTTTCATTGGCTTCTATAACCTTTATAACATCATGCAGCGCGAGGCGGATGCCGATAGAACGCCTTCGGGCTTGGATGAAGAAGAGGTAGAGGAAACAAAGCGGCGATTATGA
- the atpB gene encoding F0F1 ATP synthase subunit A gives MMEPVFTRVVFTIPLFGGIPVRDTVVTTWIIMVMLSGLAFLLGRRRPFLLEVVVDLLLDLITGMMGRPAASYLPLLGTLAIFIATANLIGIIPSIPLPGGTIFPIVAPTRDINTPLALALTIFCAVYYYGFRTHGVCGYVKKLASPVFMLPLELISQVSRTLSLSLRLFGNVLSGELIVAVVAMLAPLIVPLPLQVFTMITGVLQSYIFTTLATVYIGAAVEVATAPTHRDSTTNETSHTN, from the coding sequence ATGATGGAGCCCGTTTTCACGCGCGTGGTTTTCACTATCCCGTTGTTCGGAGGCATCCCTGTGCGTGACACAGTGGTGACCACTTGGATAATCATGGTCATGCTGAGCGGCCTGGCTTTTCTACTTGGTCGCCGCCGGCCATTTCTATTAGAGGTCGTTGTGGACCTCTTGCTTGATCTAATTACCGGGATGATGGGCAGGCCGGCTGCTTCCTACCTGCCATTGCTGGGCACGCTGGCCATCTTCATCGCCACTGCCAACCTGATCGGCATCATACCCTCCATCCCGCTTCCTGGAGGCACCATATTTCCCATCGTTGCACCCACCCGTGACATAAACACTCCTTTGGCTCTGGCCCTCACCATCTTCTGCGCCGTCTACTACTACGGATTTCGCACCCACGGGGTGTGTGGTTACGTGAAAAAACTTGCCTCTCCCGTCTTCATGCTGCCTTTGGAACTCATTAGCCAAGTGAGCCGTACCCTCTCGCTGAGTCTACGCCTTTTCGGCAATGTCCTCAGCGGTGAGTTAATAGTGGCCGTTGTGGCCATGCTGGCTCCACTCATTGTACCGTTGCCCTTACAGGTTTTCACTATGATCACCGGCGTATTGCAATCCTATATTTTCACCACACTGGCCACCGTTTACATTGGCGCTGCAGTGGAAGTTGCAACGGCTCCCACTCACCGGGATAGCACAACAAACGAAACAAGCCACACTAACTAG
- a CDS encoding glycoside hydrolase, with amino-acid sequence MKSSRDMLLLLILLALVAGCGPTPTPAPPTPTAIPVEPTATAVSEEPLYLAIIWHQHQPLYYKDPQTGVYAKPWVRAHATKDYYDMCAMLQSYPKIKATFNLTPSLLKQLQDFVEQGAKDYYWVLAEKPASELTIEEKGYILRRFFDANPTNVIGRFPRYKALMAKRGSVDSDADLAAAIERYSEQDFRDLQVWFNLAWFDPDFLATEPLKNLVDKGENFSEEDKTILFNEVRRVMAMVIPIHKQLQDAGQIEVTMTPYTHPILPLLYDTNLAKIGMPDASLPTRFSFPNDAIAQVQKGVERYRQIFGRDPRGMWPAEGAVAQQIVKIVSDAGIVWMASGEQVLAKSIGLESFTRDANDVVQQADQLYRPYYVREGDGRPVGMVFRDLTISDMIGFRYSGMDGAVAAKDFMARLRAAKNRLKQEGATGPHLLTVLLDGENAWEYYKNDGKKFLHEMYRLLSEATDIVTITPSEYLAKFPDQRAIETLWAGCWFTPDYSTWIGEDEENTAWEYLLRVRNRLIHVQNKLSPEALNKALEAMYAAEGSDWFWWYGADQTVADEGSFDIQFRQTLMDVYAAIGEPIPDFLYVPIMPAQSPPPARAIAGMFTPTIDGVADDVEWADAGYYDESGGAMARADDIIKSLYYGFDKKNIYLRVDGRSPWASFAEDLSVSAYFGVPRTKQVSSFSRYGGAEPRTVLGFGAAVEVAVNFSAGQVTCTVSRPSGGQWGRGQPLDTFAVRGEVLELAVPYDVLGELEAGDKVPIYVVVSRANTDIDTAPSGGPAMVIVPDISAITPVLVIDDPAGDDNGPGTYTYPTDSVFKPQVFDLAQFTAGYDEKGNAVFTFVMYGPIQNVWGSGNGLSVQAFDVYIDVDHQPGSGRRLLLPGRNAAVASEDAWDYAIWAEGWTPGVFKVGADGNPLQISADMKIVVDPVLKKATVRVPLAALGGGDPTTWGYLAAVCGQEGYPAPGVWRLRDVEPMAAQWRFGGGPADTNHTRIIDLALPVNYTPDQATLLSKYSPSQEPNMDKLTPDDFAQVPMMRVQ; translated from the coding sequence ATGAAATCCTCGAGGGATATGCTCCTGTTGCTCATCCTCTTGGCTCTGGTTGCAGGTTGCGGGCCGACACCCACGCCAGCACCGCCAACTCCTACCGCCATCCCGGTTGAGCCTACAGCCACTGCAGTGTCCGAGGAACCGCTATACTTGGCTATCATCTGGCACCAGCACCAGCCTTTGTATTACAAGGACCCGCAGACCGGTGTCTATGCCAAGCCTTGGGTACGCGCTCACGCTACCAAAGACTACTATGATATGTGTGCTATGCTTCAAAGTTACCCCAAGATCAAAGCCACGTTCAACCTGACCCCTAGTCTGCTCAAGCAACTGCAGGATTTCGTGGAACAGGGCGCTAAGGACTACTACTGGGTGTTGGCGGAGAAACCCGCGTCCGAGTTGACTATCGAGGAGAAGGGCTACATCCTGCGCCGCTTCTTCGATGCCAACCCCACTAACGTGATAGGTCGGTTTCCGCGTTATAAGGCTCTGATGGCCAAACGGGGCAGTGTGGACTCGGACGCCGATCTGGCGGCCGCTATCGAGCGCTATAGTGAACAGGATTTCCGTGACTTGCAAGTTTGGTTCAATCTGGCCTGGTTCGACCCAGACTTTCTGGCCACCGAGCCGCTCAAGAATCTGGTGGACAAAGGAGAGAATTTCTCTGAAGAGGATAAGACCATTCTCTTCAATGAGGTGCGCCGCGTCATGGCTATGGTGATTCCCATTCACAAGCAGTTGCAGGATGCGGGTCAGATCGAGGTAACTATGACGCCTTATACGCATCCCATTTTGCCCCTCCTTTACGACACCAACTTAGCCAAGATTGGTATGCCTGATGCCTCATTGCCCACCCGCTTTTCTTTTCCCAACGATGCTATAGCCCAGGTGCAGAAAGGGGTAGAGCGCTACCGGCAGATCTTCGGGCGTGACCCGCGGGGCATGTGGCCTGCCGAGGGAGCAGTGGCCCAGCAAATCGTCAAGATCGTGTCCGATGCCGGGATTGTCTGGATGGCCTCAGGTGAGCAGGTACTCGCCAAGTCCATTGGTCTCGAAAGCTTCACCCGCGATGCAAACGACGTGGTGCAGCAGGCTGACCAACTCTATCGCCCTTACTACGTGCGAGAGGGCGATGGTCGTCCGGTGGGCATGGTCTTCCGCGATTTGACCATCTCCGATATGATTGGCTTCCGCTACTCTGGCATGGACGGTGCTGTCGCTGCCAAAGACTTTATGGCTCGGCTACGGGCAGCGAAGAACCGCCTGAAGCAGGAGGGCGCAACTGGCCCCCACTTGCTCACTGTTCTACTCGACGGAGAAAATGCCTGGGAATACTATAAGAACGATGGCAAGAAGTTCCTCCATGAGATGTACCGCCTGCTCTCCGAGGCCACGGACATCGTGACCATCACGCCGTCTGAGTATCTGGCAAAATTCCCCGACCAGCGCGCAATCGAGACCCTTTGGGCTGGTTGTTGGTTCACGCCAGACTATTCCACATGGATCGGCGAGGACGAAGAGAACACGGCCTGGGAATACTTACTGCGCGTCCGCAATCGGCTGATCCATGTCCAAAACAAATTATCGCCGGAAGCACTCAATAAAGCGTTGGAAGCCATGTATGCTGCGGAGGGCTCGGATTGGTTCTGGTGGTATGGTGCAGACCAGACCGTCGCCGATGAGGGCTCTTTCGACATCCAGTTCCGCCAGACACTGATGGACGTCTACGCTGCGATTGGCGAACCCATCCCCGATTTTCTCTACGTGCCTATCATGCCTGCCCAATCTCCACCGCCCGCACGGGCTATCGCAGGTATGTTCACGCCGACGATAGATGGCGTAGCCGATGATGTGGAATGGGCAGACGCTGGCTATTACGACGAATCGGGCGGGGCAATGGCCCGTGCGGACGACATAATCAAGTCCCTTTATTACGGGTTCGACAAAAAGAATATTTACTTACGGGTGGACGGGCGGAGCCCATGGGCTAGTTTCGCCGAAGATCTCAGTGTTTCTGCCTACTTCGGCGTGCCCCGCACCAAGCAGGTCAGCAGTTTCTCTCGCTACGGTGGGGCGGAGCCAAGGACGGTGTTAGGTTTCGGCGCGGCGGTGGAGGTGGCAGTGAACTTCTCCGCTGGTCAGGTGACTTGCACCGTATCCCGCCCGTCGGGTGGGCAATGGGGCCGCGGACAGCCCCTCGACACCTTCGCTGTCCGGGGCGAAGTGCTCGAACTCGCCGTGCCCTACGATGTCCTGGGCGAGTTGGAGGCGGGGGATAAGGTGCCCATTTACGTCGTGGTCAGTCGTGCTAACACCGACATAGACACAGCACCTTCCGGGGGCCCAGCCATGGTCATTGTGCCTGACATCAGTGCTATCACACCGGTGCTTGTCATAGATGACCCAGCGGGCGATGACAATGGCCCCGGAACTTACACTTATCCCACCGACAGTGTGTTCAAGCCACAAGTGTTTGACCTGGCACAGTTCACAGCAGGCTACGATGAGAAGGGCAATGCCGTGTTCACTTTTGTAATGTATGGCCCCATCCAGAACGTCTGGGGATCTGGCAATGGTCTCTCTGTACAGGCCTTCGATGTGTACATAGATGTGGACCATCAGCCCGGTTCGGGTCGGCGGTTGCTTTTGCCTGGGCGTAACGCTGCTGTGGCATCAGAGGACGCTTGGGATTATGCCATCTGGGCAGAAGGTTGGACGCCCGGAGTCTTCAAGGTAGGTGCGGATGGTAATCCCCTGCAGATAAGTGCAGACATGAAAATCGTGGTGGACCCGGTGCTCAAGAAAGCCACCGTTCGCGTGCCATTGGCTGCTCTCGGTGGCGGCGACCCGACCACCTGGGGCTATCTGGCAGCGGTCTGCGGGCAAGAAGGCTATCCCGCGCCAGGGGTGTGGCGCCTCCGCGATGTGGAGCCAATGGCTGCCCAATGGCGTTTCGGCGGCGGCCCTGCCGATACCAATCACACGCGCATCATAGACCTGGCATTGCCAGTGAACTACACCCCTGACCAGGCGACGCTCCTGAGCAAGTACTCGCCATCACAAGAGCCGAACATGGATAAACTCACACCCGACGACTTCGCTCAAGTGCCAATGATGCGCGTTCAATAG
- a CDS encoding alpha/beta fold hydrolase — protein sequence MPYLKISDERIFYTYHRSERGRAPALVLIHGAGGSHLLWGHAIRSLQGANVYALDLPGHGRSDGRGRWSIGDYAEFIARFLDAATLERAVIAGHSMGGAIALQCGLRNPTRLQGLALVGTGARLRVNPAILDGLRQNFAAAVDLIIQYSFAPSADPSLIAAARKQMLATSPAVLYDDFAACDAFDVMTELGHIHCPTQVICGSSDMLTPLKYSEYLRDHIAGAQLSVIESAGHMVMLERPKAVADAVAALLDRL from the coding sequence GTGCCATATCTCAAAATAAGCGACGAGCGGATCTTCTACACTTATCATCGCAGTGAACGAGGACGCGCCCCTGCCTTGGTACTCATCCATGGCGCAGGAGGCAGTCATCTCCTGTGGGGTCACGCCATCCGCAGCCTGCAAGGGGCCAATGTGTACGCCTTGGACCTGCCTGGTCATGGGCGCTCCGACGGCCGAGGTCGTTGGTCCATCGGCGATTACGCTGAATTCATCGCCCGCTTCTTGGACGCCGCCACACTGGAACGAGCAGTAATCGCAGGGCATTCGATGGGCGGCGCTATCGCCCTCCAATGTGGCCTCCGCAACCCAACTCGTCTGCAAGGCCTGGCTCTGGTGGGAACAGGGGCGCGGCTCCGAGTGAACCCCGCTATCCTGGATGGTCTGCGACAGAACTTCGCCGCGGCAGTAGATCTCATCATTCAATACTCTTTCGCCCCTAGCGCGGACCCATCTCTCATCGCTGCGGCCCGCAAACAGATGCTTGCCACATCGCCTGCAGTTCTCTATGATGACTTTGCCGCCTGCGACGCCTTCGATGTGATGACGGAGTTGGGTCACATTCACTGCCCAACTCAGGTCATTTGTGGCTCCAGCGACATGCTGACGCCCCTCAAGTATTCGGAATACTTACGCGATCACATTGCTGGCGCACAGCTGAGCGTGATTGAAAGCGCCGGTCATATGGTCATGTTAGAACGTCCAAAGGCTGTCGCTGACGCGGTTGCTGCCTTGCTCGACCGCCTTTGA
- a CDS encoding DUF362 domain-containing protein → MSSKVYFADMRTGSKRNLAGKVVRLFRSAGFSDLIAPGDLVALKLHIGQPGNLAFIPPPLVRQVVDLVYERGGKPFLTDCNTLYSGPRSNAIEHTVAAIEHGFSYATVKAPFIVADGLTGREAVVVSIDGVRLREARIGAAIARADAMIVLSHFKGHEVSGFGGAIKNLGMGCASRAGKQIQHSSIKPKVEPTKCKGDQLCIRACPVQAITLRSDRKAYIDETICIGCAECTILCPHEAISIQWSEGDKNSMQERMAEYALGAVQGKAGKVGFFNFLMHVGPLCDCYGFNDAAIVPDLGILASKDPVAIDQASVDLVNAAPGITSSRLGKNANSNDKFGVLWPDHDWRVQLAHGERIGLGSRQYELIPVEK, encoded by the coding sequence ATGAGCAGCAAGGTCTATTTCGCCGACATGCGCACGGGCTCTAAGCGCAATCTCGCCGGGAAAGTAGTCCGTCTCTTCCGATCTGCTGGCTTCAGCGATTTGATAGCCCCGGGGGACCTCGTGGCGCTCAAGTTGCATATTGGCCAGCCCGGCAACCTAGCCTTTATTCCCCCGCCACTGGTTCGGCAGGTAGTAGATTTGGTATACGAGCGTGGCGGCAAGCCATTCCTCACCGACTGCAACACTTTATATTCTGGCCCTCGCTCTAATGCCATCGAGCACACCGTCGCCGCTATCGAGCACGGATTCTCCTACGCCACAGTCAAAGCGCCCTTTATCGTCGCCGATGGGCTGACCGGGCGCGAGGCAGTGGTGGTTTCCATCGATGGTGTTCGCCTGCGTGAAGCGAGGATAGGGGCAGCCATTGCCCGCGCCGATGCGATGATAGTTCTGTCCCATTTCAAAGGCCACGAAGTGAGCGGTTTTGGCGGGGCGATCAAGAATCTGGGGATGGGTTGTGCGAGCCGCGCCGGCAAGCAGATCCAACATTCATCCATTAAACCCAAGGTGGAGCCCACGAAATGCAAAGGTGACCAACTGTGCATTCGCGCCTGCCCCGTACAGGCTATCACCCTTCGATCAGACCGGAAAGCCTACATTGACGAGACCATTTGCATTGGCTGTGCAGAGTGCACTATTCTTTGCCCTCATGAGGCTATTAGTATCCAGTGGAGCGAGGGCGACAAGAACAGCATGCAAGAACGCATGGCCGAATATGCCTTGGGTGCAGTGCAAGGAAAAGCCGGCAAGGTGGGATTTTTCAACTTCCTGATGCACGTGGGACCCCTCTGTGATTGCTACGGATTCAATGATGCCGCCATTGTCCCTGACCTGGGCATCCTGGCCAGCAAGGATCCGGTGGCCATTGATCAGGCTTCTGTGGATCTGGTCAATGCCGCGCCGGGGATCACTTCCTCGCGCTTGGGAAAAAACGCCAACTCAAATGACAAATTTGGCGTGCTCTGGCCGGACCATGACTGGCGAGTCCAGTTGGCTCATGGAGAACGCATCGGGCTGGGCAGTCGGCAGTACGAACTCATTCCGGTGGAAAAGTGA
- a CDS encoding F0F1 ATP synthase subunit beta — protein sequence MRQGHIARVAGVVVDVDFPSGDLPGILNALEIPNNDGPPLIVEVQEHISTHTVRGISLGNTAGLRRGLPVYDTGEPISVPVGPKTLGRIFNVLGQPIDGGPPLEGVERRPIHVSSPPLQEQLVLNRPFITGIKAVDLLCPYPRGGKIGLFGGAGVGKTLLIIELIRRTIKEHRGIALFAGVGERSREGNELWLEMRDSGVLDNTILVFGQMNEPPGARLRTALTALTMAEYFRDRRGQEVLLFIDNIFRYVQAGAEVSALLGRVPSAVGYQPTMSSEMGALQERIATTSRGSITSVQAVYVPADDITDPAVVATFAHLDAVTVLSRRLASQGLYPAIEPLDSNSRLLSPDGVGQEHYRIAERVRAVLARYRELQDIVAILGIDELNEEDRRVVRRARRIQRFLTQPLFAAESFTGLPGRFVHLRETLRGFREILDGQYDDLPEQAFYMVGTIDEAVEKARAQEEVPVG from the coding sequence ATGCGACAAGGGCACATAGCCCGGGTGGCCGGAGTCGTTGTGGATGTGGATTTCCCATCTGGAGACCTGCCTGGGATTCTGAATGCTCTGGAGATCCCGAACAACGATGGTCCGCCTCTTATTGTAGAAGTTCAAGAACACATAAGCACGCACACCGTGCGTGGGATTAGCCTGGGCAACACGGCGGGACTGCGCCGGGGGCTCCCGGTCTACGATACGGGTGAGCCTATCAGTGTCCCAGTAGGACCGAAGACCTTAGGTCGCATTTTCAATGTGCTAGGACAACCCATTGATGGAGGGCCACCGCTGGAAGGAGTTGAGAGGCGTCCTATCCATGTTTCTTCACCTCCCTTGCAGGAGCAACTGGTTCTGAATCGACCTTTCATTACCGGCATCAAAGCCGTTGATCTATTGTGCCCGTATCCTCGGGGGGGCAAAATCGGACTGTTTGGGGGCGCAGGCGTAGGCAAGACGCTGCTGATCATCGAACTTATCCGGCGCACCATCAAAGAACACAGGGGCATAGCCCTTTTCGCCGGCGTGGGCGAAAGGAGTCGGGAGGGCAACGAGTTGTGGCTGGAGATGCGCGATAGTGGTGTGCTGGATAATACCATACTGGTTTTCGGGCAGATGAACGAGCCACCTGGTGCCCGATTGCGCACTGCATTAACTGCGTTGACTATGGCAGAGTACTTTCGCGATCGCAGAGGGCAAGAAGTCCTGCTGTTCATAGACAATATTTTCCGCTACGTCCAGGCTGGAGCAGAGGTGTCGGCGCTTTTGGGACGGGTGCCCAGCGCGGTCGGCTACCAGCCGACCATGAGCAGCGAGATGGGCGCCCTTCAGGAGCGCATTGCTACTACCAGCCGCGGCAGCATCACTTCTGTGCAGGCAGTCTATGTGCCCGCCGATGACATCACCGACCCCGCGGTTGTAGCCACCTTCGCTCATCTGGATGCAGTCACAGTCCTGTCACGTCGCCTGGCCAGTCAGGGGTTATACCCCGCTATTGAGCCGCTGGACTCCAATAGTAGACTGCTTTCACCAGATGGAGTAGGCCAGGAGCACTATCGCATCGCAGAAAGGGTTCGGGCGGTCCTGGCCCGGTATCGGGAACTGCAAGATATCGTCGCTATATTGGGGATCGATGAACTGAACGAAGAGGACCGGCGGGTCGTACGGCGTGCCCGACGCATACAGCGCTTCCTCACCCAACCCCTTTTTGCTGCGGAATCCTTCACGGGTTTGCCTGGGCGGTTCGTTCATTTGCGGGAGACCTTGCGTGGCTTCCGCGAAATTCTCGATGGTCAATACGATGACTTGCCCGAGCAGGCTTTTTATATGGTGGGAACTATTGATGAGGCTGTAGAGAAAGCGCGCGCTCAGGAGGAAGTGCCGGTTGGCTGA
- a CDS encoding F0F1 ATP synthase subunit delta, with translation MLELDWATLIFQVINFLILIALLYRFLFRPGLQAVEHRRRQVQEMIERAQKEHEEAEALRQELEARLAQVEEETEILLSKVRATASEEAQAILEAARQEAEEILAEARAEAQRERDHALGQYAEEIVNTVLYVSGRLLGPVTPPEVHDALVARLNEHVYQMGQHSEQIQMFRQTLGDRNLTAQVSTARPLTMEQQGQLARTLTALADQHVDLEITDDPTLIAGLRVRLGDTIIDTSLAGQLEQLKERVLSTLEERLTRVRS, from the coding sequence ATGCTGGAACTTGATTGGGCTACGTTGATTTTCCAAGTCATCAATTTCCTGATCCTGATAGCGCTGCTGTACCGGTTCCTATTCCGACCAGGCTTGCAAGCAGTGGAACACCGTCGCCGACAGGTACAGGAGATGATCGAGCGAGCGCAGAAGGAGCACGAGGAGGCAGAAGCGTTACGTCAGGAACTGGAAGCGCGTTTGGCCCAAGTGGAGGAGGAGACAGAGATCTTGCTTTCGAAAGTTCGAGCCACTGCCTCCGAGGAAGCACAGGCTATCCTGGAGGCAGCCCGGCAAGAAGCAGAGGAGATTCTGGCGGAGGCACGTGCGGAGGCTCAGCGGGAGCGCGATCACGCCCTCGGCCAATACGCCGAGGAGATTGTAAACACCGTGTTGTACGTGAGTGGGCGGTTGTTGGGGCCCGTAACACCGCCTGAGGTGCACGATGCTTTGGTTGCCCGACTCAATGAGCACGTCTATCAAATGGGCCAGCATTCTGAACAGATCCAGATGTTCCGCCAGACGCTAGGGGATCGGAACCTGACTGCCCAGGTCTCCACTGCTCGCCCACTCACCATGGAACAGCAAGGACAACTGGCACGCACTCTGACCGCCCTCGCTGACCAGCACGTGGATCTGGAGATCACCGATGACCCAACTCTCATCGCCGGACTGCGCGTTCGCCTGGGCGATACTATCATTGACACAAGTCTGGCTGGCCAATTGGAGCAACTCAAGGAGCGTGTGCTCTCGACATTGGAGGAAAGGTTGACTCGTGTCCGAAGTTGA
- a CDS encoding endonuclease III: protein MKLSPDDLNRRRQKALRIHELLIEEYGPRKQKHRQLDPLSELVYTILSQNTADVNTERTVRQLRERFPTWEAVRDAPAEEVIDAIRLGGLAEQKGPRIQAILRQITEERGELNLDFLAGMSVDDARAWLVRLVGVGPKTAAIVLLFSLDKPAFPVDTHVHRLSQRLGLVPPKTGAGKTGLLLEQMMPPETYYPFHVNLIAHGRRVCKARRPRCEICRLADLCDHFCGVVRQAMESVIGTGQAPK, encoded by the coding sequence CTGAAGTTAAGCCCTGACGATCTAAATAGGCGTCGTCAAAAGGCATTGCGAATTCACGAGTTGCTAATCGAGGAGTACGGCCCGCGCAAACAGAAGCATCGTCAACTTGACCCACTAAGTGAGTTGGTGTACACCATTCTCTCCCAGAACACCGCCGACGTGAACACAGAGCGGACGGTCCGCCAGTTGCGGGAGCGCTTTCCTACCTGGGAGGCCGTCCGTGATGCGCCTGCGGAAGAGGTTATAGACGCCATTCGTCTGGGCGGCCTGGCGGAGCAGAAAGGTCCCCGCATCCAAGCCATCTTACGGCAGATCACCGAGGAACGGGGAGAACTTAACTTGGACTTTTTAGCCGGCATGAGTGTAGACGACGCGCGCGCCTGGCTTGTGCGTTTGGTGGGCGTGGGACCAAAGACGGCGGCTATTGTGCTGTTGTTTTCCCTCGACAAGCCCGCCTTCCCCGTGGACACCCACGTGCATCGGCTGAGCCAACGGTTGGGACTCGTCCCACCTAAGACTGGAGCGGGCAAGACCGGGCTGTTACTCGAGCAGATGATGCCACCGGAAACCTATTACCCCTTTCACGTCAATCTCATCGCCCATGGGCGACGCGTCTGCAAAGCCCGGCGCCCTCGCTGTGAAATCTGCAGGCTTGCGGATCTGTGCGATCATTTCTGCGGCGTGGTTCGGCAAGCGATGGAGAGTGTGATTGGCACGGGACAAGCACCGAAATAG
- a CDS encoding MarR family transcriptional regulator has translation MQDSGLPPEVEQNLEQLILRAAWLERRHFARTLSLYGLTAPQFHTLNVIRAIGGRCAMSELAEYTMQVLPSLTGIVGRLEQAGLVTRERSTADRRVVLVMLTKHGEAVVDEVRQTRRKQLIRTLSRLKPEEEKQFISLMTKYLEALQGELEREEQSEERRKVAGV, from the coding sequence TTGCAAGATTCGGGATTGCCACCAGAAGTCGAGCAAAACCTCGAACAACTCATCCTGCGCGCAGCGTGGTTAGAACGGCGACACTTCGCGCGTACACTCAGTCTCTATGGCCTCACTGCACCCCAGTTCCATACACTAAATGTCATCCGCGCCATCGGTGGTCGCTGCGCGATGAGCGAACTGGCCGAATATACCATGCAAGTGTTGCCTTCTCTCACAGGCATCGTGGGCAGGCTGGAGCAGGCAGGATTAGTAACCCGCGAAAGATCAACGGCCGATCGCCGTGTTGTCTTGGTCATGCTGACCAAACATGGCGAAGCGGTAGTAGATGAAGTGCGTCAAACGCGACGCAAACAGTTAATACGCACATTGTCGCGTCTCAAACCCGAGGAAGAGAAACAATTCATATCCCTTATGACGAAATATCTGGAAGCCCTACAAGGCGAATTAGAAAGAGAAGAGCAGAGCGAGGAACGGAGAAAGGTAGCAGGGGTATAG